AAACACCATTAGCGCAGTTCATCAAGGAGAAAAGAAAGCAAGCACGAATGAAACAAGAAGATCTTTCATTTGCTGCAGGGGTTGGTTTGAGATTCGTTCGAGAACTGGAGCAAGGAAAACCAACCTTGAGAATGGATAAGATTAATCAAGTTTTAAACCTTTTTGGATATGAATTAGGGCCTATAGAAGCCAGCAGAGATGAGAAAAGCTAAAGTATTTTATCAGGACCAATGGGCCGGGACACTGACTGAAGATGACGAAGGGTATCATTTTCAATATGAATCTGAATACTTTGCTAAGAAAGGTGAGCC
This Marinoscillum sp. 108 DNA region includes the following protein-coding sequences:
- a CDS encoding helix-turn-helix transcriptional regulator, coding for MKQTPLAQFIKEKRKQARMKQEDLSFAAGVGLRFVRELEQGKPTLRMDKINQVLNLFGYELGPIEASRDEKS